In Halobaculum rubrum, the following are encoded in one genomic region:
- a CDS encoding A/G-specific adenine glycosylase: MSAHLPDDRDAVREALIAWYEDDHRQFPWRRTDDPYRILVSEVMSQQTQLSRVEEAYADFLDRWPEVADLAAAERGEVVSFWSDHSLGYNNRAKYLHEAATQVTEGEVGPADRPPGGSDTAEADGEFPTDPDELQELMGVGPYTANAVASFAFNNGDAVVDTNVKRVLHRAFGVPDDDAEFAESAVDLMPDGESRVWNNAIMELGGVACGQSPRCDEAGCPWRRWCRAYETGNFTAPDVPEQPSFEGSRRQFRGKVVRALGNHDELMLGELGPRIRVDYSPDGDGEGSEDWLRGLVGDLADDGLVEVTDGEDGTAVRLRR, translated from the coding sequence ATGAGCGCACACCTCCCCGACGACCGCGACGCGGTGCGGGAGGCCCTGATCGCGTGGTACGAGGACGACCACCGCCAGTTCCCGTGGCGGCGCACCGACGACCCCTACCGGATCCTCGTCTCGGAGGTGATGAGCCAGCAGACGCAGCTCTCCCGGGTCGAGGAGGCGTACGCCGACTTCCTCGACCGCTGGCCCGAGGTGGCCGACCTCGCGGCCGCCGAGCGCGGGGAGGTCGTCTCCTTCTGGTCGGACCACTCGCTCGGCTACAACAACCGCGCGAAGTACCTCCACGAGGCCGCCACACAGGTGACCGAGGGGGAGGTCGGTCCCGCGGACCGACCTCCGGGAGGCAGTGATACCGCCGAAGCCGACGGCGAGTTCCCGACCGACCCCGACGAGCTACAGGAGCTGATGGGCGTCGGCCCGTACACCGCCAACGCGGTCGCCTCCTTCGCGTTCAACAACGGCGACGCGGTCGTCGACACGAACGTGAAGCGGGTGCTCCACCGCGCGTTCGGCGTTCCCGACGACGACGCCGAATTCGCCGAGTCCGCCGTCGACCTCATGCCCGACGGCGAATCGCGCGTCTGGAACAACGCGATCATGGAACTGGGCGGGGTCGCCTGCGGGCAGTCCCCCCGCTGCGACGAGGCGGGCTGCCCGTGGCGTCGCTGGTGTCGGGCCTACGAGACGGGGAATTTCACCGCGCCGGACGTACCCGAACAGCCGAGCTTCGAGGGGAGCAGGCGGCAGTTCCGTGGCAAGGTCGTGCGCGCGCTCGGGAACCACGACGAGTTGATGCTCGGCGAACTCGGCCCGCGGATCCGCGTGGATTACAGCCCCGACGGTGACGGCGAGGGCAGCGAGGACTGGCTCCGCGGATTGGTGGGCGACCTCGCGGACGACGGCCTCGTCGAGGTGACGGACGGCGAGGACGGAACCGCTGTTCGGCTTCGTCGGTAG
- a CDS encoding ribbon-helix-helix protein, CopG family — protein sequence MGLDDLDDAITAEYGDLDDEIAVELDRETKHELSLLAAALGTDRNELVRRGIHALFRRTLDTGDLDFHLRQAFDVTYDEYLSGMTYDEMTGGASGGGGGYPERSDERRYQQ from the coding sequence ATGGGACTCGACGATCTCGACGACGCGATCACCGCGGAGTACGGCGACCTCGACGACGAGATCGCCGTCGAACTGGACCGCGAGACGAAACACGAGCTGTCGCTGTTGGCGGCGGCGCTGGGGACCGACCGCAACGAACTGGTCCGACGAGGGATCCACGCGCTGTTCCGGCGGACGCTCGACACCGGCGACCTGGACTTCCACCTCCGGCAGGCGTTCGACGTGACGTACGACGAGTACCTCTCGGGGATGACGTACGACGAGATGACCGGGGGCGCCAGCGGCGGGGGCGGCGGCTACCCCGAGCGAAGCGACGAGCGCCGGTACCAGCAGTAG
- a CDS encoding aminotransferase class III-fold pyridoxal phosphate-dependent enzyme — MDRDTAEVSVTEMPGARAREWAEYHRDVAATTTYVYDFVWDITEDAEGPFCTDVDGNVLLDFTSHVAAAPLGYNNPKIMDRMAEFDMVDPTKIAGQDFYVSDGSDPGESALPGPADLMHELVDRTGHYDLDTVFLSNSGAEAVENAIKICYDDSGGGKYGVTFDGAFHGRTLGALSLNRSKSVYRKRFPEVPGVHDVPYCDDRACSPETCSCGFFVDDGDTSLLREKLDPKTGHVNPEETSYIVMEPIQGEGGYRFPSEPFMEEVADLAAEHDIPLIADEIQSGMGRTGELWGSDHYPIEPDVITGAKGMRVGATIANEDSFPDERSRLSSTWGAGDIVAAAQGVFTLRAIDEYDLLDNATVRGEQFKETVRDAALDGVTDVRGKGLMLAVEFESPDLRDAVQEAALRRGLLTLACGSNVIRFLPPLDVTEREIELGAKLLIEAAVDVN, encoded by the coding sequence ATGGACCGAGACACGGCCGAGGTGAGCGTCACCGAGATGCCGGGCGCTCGCGCCCGCGAATGGGCCGAGTATCACCGCGATGTCGCCGCGACGACGACGTACGTGTACGACTTCGTGTGGGACATCACCGAGGACGCGGAGGGACCGTTCTGCACCGACGTCGACGGCAACGTCCTGCTGGATTTCACCTCCCACGTCGCCGCCGCGCCGCTCGGCTACAACAACCCGAAGATCATGGACCGGATGGCCGAGTTCGACATGGTCGACCCGACGAAGATCGCCGGGCAGGACTTCTACGTCTCCGACGGCTCGGACCCGGGCGAGTCGGCGCTTCCAGGCCCCGCGGACCTGATGCACGAGCTCGTCGACCGCACGGGTCACTACGACCTCGACACCGTCTTCCTCTCGAACTCCGGCGCCGAGGCCGTCGAGAACGCGATCAAGATCTGCTACGACGACTCCGGCGGCGGGAAGTACGGCGTCACCTTCGACGGCGCGTTCCACGGGCGGACGCTCGGGGCCCTCTCGCTCAATCGCTCGAAGTCCGTGTATCGCAAGCGGTTCCCCGAGGTGCCCGGCGTCCACGACGTACCGTACTGCGATGACCGCGCGTGTTCGCCCGAGACGTGCTCGTGTGGCTTCTTCGTCGACGACGGCGACACCTCGCTGCTACGGGAGAAACTCGACCCGAAAACGGGCCACGTCAACCCCGAGGAGACCTCCTACATCGTCATGGAGCCGATCCAGGGCGAGGGCGGCTACCGCTTCCCCTCGGAGCCGTTCATGGAGGAGGTCGCCGATCTCGCCGCCGAGCACGACATCCCGCTGATCGCCGACGAGATCCAGTCGGGGATGGGCCGCACCGGCGAGCTGTGGGGCTCGGACCACTACCCGATCGAGCCGGACGTGATCACCGGCGCGAAGGGAATGCGCGTCGGCGCCACCATCGCCAACGAGGACAGCTTTCCCGACGAGCGATCTCGGCTCTCCTCGACGTGGGGCGCTGGCGATATCGTCGCCGCGGCGCAGGGCGTGTTCACGCTGCGTGCCATCGACGAGTACGACCTGCTCGACAACGCGACCGTCCGCGGCGAGCAGTTCAAGGAGACCGTCCGCGACGCCGCCCTCGACGGCGTGACCGACGTGCGCGGGAAGGGGCTGATGCTCGCCGTCGAGTTCGAATCCCCGGACCTCCGCGACGCCGTGCAGGAGGCGGCGCTACGCCGCGGCCTGCTCACGCTCGCGTGCGGGTCGAACGTGATCCGGTTCCTCCCGCCGCTGGACGTGACCGAGCGAGAGATCGAGCTGGGAGCGAAACTGCTGATCGAGGCCGCAGTCGACGTGAACTGA
- a CDS encoding MgtC/SapB family protein yields the protein MTATGAEIVGDPLSLPVARLALAAALGLFLGLEREWSERSAGIRTFSLTSLVAAVFTYLAIETEVGGALLAVGGVLVIVQGVLLAVRGLRADADGSLSLTTSVSLLAAYGVGALVAVGAVVEGVTVAVVSAALLVLKRELHSFAGDLSRPELRSMTEFAVLAFVVYPVLPAGERVVFGIPLEPRVAWLMVVTVAGIGIVNYALVRTYGGRGIAVTGFLGGLASSTAVVGTMLDHATDRAESVSYAVAGVLLADAAMALRNLAIAIAFTVGGDLPVLVGVAAPLGALALGAVAVAAATADWRTRVDLRLESPFSLRNALAFGAAFLVILAVSSLAQARFGTAGLYASAALSGLVSSAGATTSAVLLYRGGTVGADAATVAVLLATVSSVAVKAGLAFAGPRAFVRRVAAYSLAIVAGGGVVALATTIA from the coding sequence ATGACCGCGACGGGCGCCGAGATCGTCGGCGATCCGCTGTCGCTGCCGGTCGCACGGCTGGCATTGGCGGCGGCGCTGGGGCTGTTCCTCGGGTTGGAGCGCGAGTGGTCCGAGCGGTCCGCGGGGATCCGGACGTTCTCGCTGACCAGCCTCGTCGCCGCGGTGTTCACGTACCTGGCGATCGAGACAGAGGTGGGTGGCGCGCTCCTCGCGGTCGGCGGCGTGCTCGTCATCGTGCAGGGGGTGTTGCTGGCGGTCCGCGGGCTTCGGGCCGACGCCGACGGCTCGCTGTCGCTGACGACCTCCGTCTCGTTGCTGGCGGCGTACGGAGTCGGGGCGCTCGTCGCCGTCGGCGCCGTCGTGGAGGGAGTGACAGTCGCGGTCGTGTCGGCCGCGCTGTTGGTGTTGAAACGGGAGTTACACTCGTTCGCGGGCGACCTCTCGCGCCCGGAGCTTCGCTCGATGACCGAGTTCGCCGTCCTCGCGTTCGTCGTCTACCCGGTGTTGCCGGCGGGCGAGCGGGTGGTGTTCGGTATTCCGCTGGAGCCGCGCGTCGCGTGGCTCATGGTCGTCACCGTCGCCGGGATCGGCATCGTGAACTACGCGCTGGTACGGACGTACGGCGGCCGCGGCATCGCAGTCACCGGCTTTCTCGGCGGGCTCGCGTCCTCGACGGCCGTCGTCGGGACGATGCTCGATCACGCGACCGACCGGGCGGAGTCGGTCTCGTACGCCGTCGCCGGGGTCCTGTTGGCGGACGCGGCGATGGCCCTGCGTAACCTCGCGATCGCCATCGCGTTCACCGTCGGCGGCGATCTGCCGGTCCTCGTCGGCGTCGCCGCGCCGCTGGGCGCGCTCGCGCTCGGCGCCGTCGCCGTGGCGGCGGCGACGGCCGACTGGCGCACGCGGGTCGACCTCAGACTCGAGTCGCCGTTCTCGCTGCGCAACGCGCTGGCGTTCGGCGCGGCGTTCCTCGTCATCCTCGCGGTCAGCAGCCTGGCACAGGCTCGCTTCGGTACCGCCGGACTGTACGCGTCGGCGGCCCTCTCGGGGCTGGTGTCCTCCGCCGGCGCGACCACCTCGGCCGTCCTGTTGTACCGCGGCGGCACCGTCGGCGCCGACGCAGCGACCGTCGCCGTCCTGCTCGCGACCGTCTCCAGCGTCGCGGTGAAGGCGGGGCTGGCGTTCGCCGGTCCCCGGGCGTTCGTGCGCCGCGTGGCCGCCTACAGCCTCGCGATCGTCGCCGGGGGTGGGGTCGTCGCGCTCGCGACGACGATCGCGTGA
- a CDS encoding AI-2E family transporter: protein MALSDVDWSRTAWWGVGAVLAAALTFVVHSFVGTFVFGVFIYYATRPVYNRIRRRIPQPSVAAAVAIFAMVLPALLLAGYALLIVANQIRELDIAGNGYLDQLPFTQETLDVLTDPSQVAALDWQQYVTLDTVGGALNSVAQAADTVAFVGIGAIHLFVMLAVAFYLLRDGGRLGRYLVRFTDQAGIVDAYGLAVDRDLKSIFFGNILNAIVTGTIGVIVYSVLNVFAPDGGAVPAAALVGLIAGVASLIPIVGMKLVYVPVAAFMTVRAVANDVTGGLAFVLVFALASLIVVDTIPDLVLRPYVSGRSLHVGAVMIAYTLGPLLFGWYGIFLMPVLLVLVVHFFRIVLPELLSGEPLRPYAVDPTYLTAEGPSIPSPDPDAAPAEGGGGDAVASPGEQPTEDKAGEG from the coding sequence ATGGCGCTCTCCGATGTCGACTGGTCGCGGACGGCGTGGTGGGGCGTCGGTGCGGTGTTGGCCGCGGCGCTCACGTTCGTCGTCCACTCGTTCGTCGGCACGTTCGTCTTCGGGGTGTTCATCTACTACGCGACGCGCCCGGTTTACAACCGGATCCGCAGGCGGATCCCACAGCCGAGCGTCGCCGCCGCGGTCGCCATCTTCGCGATGGTGCTCCCGGCGCTGCTGCTTGCGGGGTACGCCCTGCTCATCGTCGCCAATCAGATCCGGGAGCTCGACATCGCCGGGAACGGGTATCTCGATCAGCTCCCGTTCACGCAGGAGACCCTCGACGTGCTGACCGACCCGTCGCAGGTCGCGGCGCTCGACTGGCAGCAGTACGTCACGCTCGACACCGTCGGCGGCGCCCTGAACTCGGTGGCGCAGGCGGCCGACACCGTCGCGTTCGTCGGCATCGGCGCGATCCACTTGTTCGTCATGCTCGCGGTCGCGTTCTACCTCCTCCGCGACGGCGGACGGCTCGGCCGCTATCTCGTTCGATTCACGGACCAGGCGGGGATCGTCGACGCCTACGGCCTCGCGGTCGACCGCGACCTGAAGTCGATCTTCTTCGGGAACATCCTCAACGCGATCGTCACCGGCACGATCGGGGTGATCGTCTACTCGGTCCTCAACGTGTTCGCCCCCGACGGGGGGGCGGTCCCGGCGGCCGCGCTGGTCGGACTGATCGCGGGCGTCGCGAGCCTGATCCCGATCGTCGGGATGAAGCTGGTGTACGTCCCGGTCGCGGCGTTCATGACGGTTCGGGCGGTGGCGAACGACGTCACCGGTGGACTGGCGTTCGTGCTCGTGTTCGCGCTCGCCTCGCTGATCGTCGTTGACACCATCCCCGATCTCGTGTTGCGACCGTACGTCTCCGGGCGCTCGTTGCACGTCGGGGCGGTGATGATCGCGTACACGCTCGGTCCGCTGCTGTTCGGCTGGTACGGGATCTTCCTCATGCCGGTCCTCCTCGTGTTGGTCGTGCACTTCTTCCGGATCGTCCTGCCGGAACTGCTCTCCGGGGAGCCGTTGCGCCCGTACGCGGTCGACCCGACGTATCTCACGGCCGAAGGGCCGTCGATCCCCTCCCCGGATCCGGATGCAGCCCCCGCCGAGGGTGGCGGTGGAGACGCGGTCGCCTCTCCGGGCGAACAGCCGACGGAAGACAAAGCTGGGGAGGGGTGA
- a CDS encoding PadR family transcriptional regulator, protein MYDLTGFQRDLLYVIAGQDEPHGLAIKAELEDYYEKEIHHGRLYPNLDTLVEKGLVEKGQRDQRTNYYTLTRRGRREIEARSEWEQRYVDLE, encoded by the coding sequence ATGTACGATCTGACGGGGTTTCAGCGCGACCTGCTGTACGTGATAGCCGGGCAAGACGAGCCGCACGGGCTGGCGATCAAAGCGGAGCTCGAGGACTACTACGAAAAGGAGATCCATCACGGGCGCCTGTACCCGAACCTCGACACACTCGTGGAGAAGGGGCTCGTCGAGAAGGGCCAACGCGACCAGCGAACCAACTACTACACGCTCACGCGCCGCGGACGTCGGGAGATCGAGGCCCGCAGCGAATGGGAGCAACGCTACGTCGACCTGGAGTGA
- a CDS encoding amphi-Trp domain-containing protein, producing MPEKVLFESEIRQDRAEIAAHLRDVATRLEADGELTLADGDEPVTMSVPASATFEVKAERETGSGPDELSVEFEIEWADGDDQDAVGSGLSIE from the coding sequence ATGCCGGAAAAAGTGCTGTTCGAATCCGAGATCCGTCAGGACCGCGCCGAGATCGCCGCCCACCTTCGGGATGTCGCCACGAGGCTCGAGGCGGACGGCGAGCTCACGCTCGCGGACGGCGACGAACCGGTCACGATGTCCGTGCCCGCGAGCGCGACGTTCGAGGTGAAGGCCGAACGCGAGACCGGCTCCGGGCCGGACGAGCTGAGCGTCGAGTTCGAGATCGAGTGGGCCGACGGCGACGACCAGGACGCCGTCGGCTCGGGGTTATCTATCGAATGA
- the coxB gene encoding cytochrome c oxidase subunit II: MTRTRLGSLLVGLVGSALFATPVAAQPSTTAELINGLNTDLLYVAVPITLLVEVILVYTVLKFKDNDEPEPTRENRRLEVTWTVATAIILLFVGVASYGVLANPDVTYTGAEEIEPAEGDVHVETVAYQWNWRMNYQTSNISELTASDIDTSVVPQAEGIEGPVIVVPAGQDLYFSSTSDDVIHGFSVPELGLKQDAIPGQTNTLKTVAQETGVYQGYCTEYCGVAHSNMYFTVVVVEQGTYDEFVDSQTGSDGGSASLTAPTGLGA; this comes from the coding sequence ATGACGCGTACGCGACTGGGGAGCCTGTTGGTCGGGCTCGTCGGGTCGGCGCTGTTCGCGACGCCGGTCGCGGCACAGCCGTCGACGACGGCGGAGCTGATCAACGGCCTGAACACCGATCTGTTGTACGTCGCGGTCCCGATCACGTTGCTCGTCGAGGTCATTCTCGTGTACACCGTCCTGAAGTTCAAGGACAACGACGAGCCGGAGCCGACCCGGGAGAACCGACGTCTCGAGGTCACATGGACGGTCGCGACCGCGATCATCCTCCTGTTCGTCGGCGTCGCCTCCTACGGCGTGCTGGCGAACCCCGACGTGACCTACACCGGTGCCGAGGAGATCGAGCCCGCCGAGGGCGACGTGCACGTCGAAACCGTCGCCTACCAGTGGAACTGGCGGATGAACTACCAGACATCGAACATCAGCGAGCTGACGGCGAGCGACATCGACACGTCGGTGGTCCCGCAAGCCGAGGGGATAGAGGGGCCGGTGATAGTCGTCCCAGCGGGACAGGATCTGTACTTCAGTTCGACCTCCGACGACGTGATCCACGGCTTTAGCGTGCCCGAACTCGGGCTGAAGCAGGACGCCATCCCCGGACAGACGAACACGCTCAAGACGGTGGCACAGGAGACGGGCGTCTACCAGGGCTACTGCACGGAGTACTGCGGCGTCGCTCACTCCAACATGTACTTCACCGTCGTCGTCGTCGAGCAGGGAACCTACGACGAGTTCGTCGACAGCCAGACCGGTTCGGACGGCGGGAGCGCCTCGCTGACCGCGCCGACCGGCCTCGGCGCGTAA
- the cyoE gene encoding heme o synthase, with translation MGVYLLLVVGATTAVTDAATACTAWPACGDGFALPTADAGWIALGHRLVAFAVGLLVLATAVAAWRVRPSRRVAGALALSFLLYPAQSLLGAYVATGGRETLAVVAGVPVTLSAIHLVGGLAVFFGLLAALAWELEARTGDPDDEPAVASGGPEPAAEPVSSGGRPPIPSWRADPVRRARLTAAAYFRLMKPRLMWLLCLVASAAMALAGGPGLSVPVVAATLAGGALSIGASGTFNHVFERDIDRRMQRTSDRPLAVDLVSVRNATAFGLLLTVLSVGLFAWVNVLAAVLGFVAIVFYSVVYTLMLKPNTVQNTVIGGAAGALPALIGWAAVTGEIGLGGLALAALIFLWTPAHFYNLALAYKDDYERGGFPMMPVVRGETATRRHIVWYFGATLAVAAGMVSLGRLDWVYALAGVVGGAVFLWTIVRLHYERDESAAFRAFHASNAYLGVVLLAVVVDALAL, from the coding sequence ATGGGCGTGTACCTGCTGCTCGTAGTGGGTGCAACGACGGCCGTCACCGATGCCGCCACGGCGTGTACGGCGTGGCCGGCGTGCGGGGACGGGTTCGCCCTTCCGACAGCCGACGCCGGCTGGATCGCGCTCGGACACCGACTGGTGGCGTTCGCCGTCGGACTGCTCGTCCTCGCGACGGCCGTCGCGGCCTGGCGGGTTCGTCCGAGTCGCCGGGTCGCTGGGGCGCTCGCGTTGTCGTTCCTTCTGTATCCAGCCCAGTCGCTACTGGGTGCGTACGTCGCGACCGGCGGCCGCGAGACGCTCGCGGTTGTCGCGGGCGTTCCGGTGACGCTGTCGGCGATACATCTCGTGGGGGGACTGGCCGTGTTCTTCGGGCTGCTCGCCGCGCTCGCGTGGGAACTGGAGGCTCGAACGGGCGATCCCGACGACGAACCCGCGGTCGCGTCCGGCGGTCCGGAGCCGGCGGCCGAGCCGGTTAGCTCCGGGGGGCGCCCGCCGATCCCCTCCTGGCGTGCGGACCCTGTCCGCCGCGCCCGGCTCACGGCCGCGGCGTACTTCCGGCTGATGAAGCCGCGGCTGATGTGGCTGCTGTGTCTCGTCGCCAGCGCCGCGATGGCCCTGGCCGGCGGCCCCGGGCTCTCGGTGCCCGTCGTCGCCGCGACGCTCGCGGGCGGGGCCCTCTCCATCGGCGCCTCCGGCACGTTCAATCACGTGTTCGAGCGCGACATCGACCGACGGATGCAGCGCACGAGCGACCGGCCGCTGGCGGTCGATCTGGTGTCGGTGCGCAACGCGACCGCGTTCGGGCTGCTGCTCACCGTCCTCTCCGTCGGCCTGTTCGCGTGGGTGAACGTGCTCGCGGCCGTCCTCGGGTTCGTCGCGATCGTGTTCTACTCGGTCGTGTACACGCTCATGTTGAAGCCGAACACGGTCCAGAACACCGTCATCGGCGGCGCCGCCGGCGCGCTCCCCGCGCTCATCGGCTGGGCCGCCGTCACCGGGGAGATCGGCCTCGGCGGGCTCGCGCTCGCGGCGCTCATCTTCCTGTGGACGCCGGCACACTTCTACAACCTCGCGCTCGCGTACAAGGACGACTACGAGCGCGGCGGCTTCCCGATGATGCCCGTCGTGCGCGGCGAGACGGCGACGCGGCGCCACATCGTCTGGTACTTCGGCGCGACGTTGGCGGTCGCCGCCGGGATGGTCAGCCTCGGTCGGTTGGACTGGGTGTACGCGCTCGCCGGCGTCGTCGGCGGCGCCGTGTTCCTGTGGACGATCGTCCGCCTCCACTACGAGCGCGACGAGTCCGCGGCGTTTCGGGCGTTCCACGCGTCGAACGCCTACCTCGGAGTCGTCCTGCTGGCGGTCGTCGTCGACGCGCTCGCGCTGTAA
- a CDS encoding DUF7546 family protein — MSTRRLSIAGIDLSVGRRDLLVAALVVNVELAAVVAYFAFTSASLASPAFTLYGLTWVNLALVVFARYRPSAGTTRTRRRALVVAVGYILLLAVFGGVVGVAPPRTTPGVEVALLPPGWGPALIVNVGVAAAVLMPAKVLGYGALAYLLYGTVVDAASAGVAGVLGLFSCVSCSLPILAGAATAVVGGGGFVVAAVGGIGYGPSTLVFVVTVALLWWRPGFDLLR, encoded by the coding sequence ATGAGCACCCGACGCCTTTCGATCGCCGGCATCGATCTGTCCGTCGGCCGTCGCGATCTACTGGTCGCGGCGCTGGTGGTCAACGTCGAGCTCGCGGCCGTCGTCGCGTACTTCGCGTTCACGTCCGCCAGCCTCGCGTCACCCGCGTTCACGCTGTACGGGCTGACCTGGGTCAACCTCGCGCTCGTCGTGTTCGCGCGCTACCGTCCGTCTGCGGGTACTACCCGGACACGCCGTCGCGCGCTCGTCGTCGCCGTCGGCTACATACTCCTCTTGGCCGTCTTCGGCGGCGTCGTCGGGGTCGCGCCGCCGCGGACGACGCCGGGCGTGGAGGTGGCGTTGCTTCCGCCCGGATGGGGGCCCGCGCTTATCGTCAACGTCGGCGTCGCCGCCGCGGTGCTCATGCCCGCGAAGGTGCTCGGCTACGGCGCGCTGGCGTACCTCCTGTATGGCACCGTCGTCGACGCCGCGAGCGCGGGGGTGGCGGGCGTGCTCGGGCTGTTCTCGTGCGTCTCCTGCTCGCTGCCGATCCTCGCCGGTGCGGCCACCGCGGTCGTCGGCGGCGGGGGGTTCGTCGTCGCGGCCGTCGGCGGGATCGGCTACGGTCCCTCGACGCTCGTGTTCGTCGTCACGGTCGCGCTGCTGTGGTGGCGACCCGGGTTCGACCTGCTTCGGTAG
- a CDS encoding DUF2061 domain-containing protein, whose protein sequence is MARLSRLRSPLQHRKRAIAKTLCYRALMVVITVIVAWAVVGDVSDAVNIGLVANVVKTATYYTYERVWDQIAWGIADRT, encoded by the coding sequence ATGGCGCGTCTCTCCCGCTTGCGATCGCCGCTCCAGCACAGAAAACGCGCGATCGCCAAGACACTGTGTTATCGGGCGCTGATGGTCGTTATCACGGTGATCGTGGCGTGGGCCGTCGTCGGCGACGTGAGCGACGCGGTGAACATCGGGCTCGTCGCGAACGTGGTGAAGACGGCGACGTACTACACCTACGAGCGCGTGTGGGACCAGATCGCGTGGGGGATCGCCGACAGGACGTGA